The genomic interval GCTCCAAGATGCGCATGGCCGCCAGTACCTGGATGCGAATAGTTCGATTTGGACAAACCTTCATGGGCACAATCATCCGAAAATCAATAAAGCCCTGGCGCAGCAGCTAAGGAACATCGCCCACAGCTCCGCCTTGGGCCTTGCCAACCAGCCGGCCTCGCTTTTAGCAGGGCGCTTGGTCCGGGCGGCCAACGCGAAGCAAGGGCCGTCGGGAAAGGGGAGACGGTACGCGGCGCCCGCGCCTCGAAGGCTAGCCAAGGTTTTCTTTTCCGATGATGGCTCGACGGCAATCGAGGTTGCCCTCAAGCTGGCTTATGAGATTGCCCGGCGCACCCACGGCAACAAGAACCCTCGATTCCTCTCCCTGGGAGGCGGGTACCACGGCGATACTATCGGAGCGGTTTCTTTGGGCCATATCGATCGGTTTCACAAGGCCTACTCGCGGCTTCTCTTTAAAACCGATTATACGATGGCGCCTTACTGCTATCGCTGCCCTTTTAATCGCGCCAAACCGGAGCGGGCCGACGCCCGGCTCTACCGCCAGTGCCATTGGGAATGTCTGGACCAACTCGAACGCAAGGTTGCCATCCGCAAAAAGAAAGGCGCACCCTACGCCGGTTTTGTGTTCGAGCCGCTCATGCAGGGGGCCGCCGGAATGATCCCCCAGCCGGAAGGCTGGTTGGGCCGCGCGGCGCAAATCGCCCGGAGCCATGGCGCATTGCTGATAGCCGACGAGGTGATGACCGGTTTTGGGCGCACCGGTTTTGGCGCCCAAACGCCGGCGACAGGAGGCAATCGGTCGGACCTGCAGCCGCATGGCATCAGGCCTGAATTGCGCCACCTTGCAAGCCGGCCAGAGCCTATTCTGTTTGCAACCTGCAAAGAGGGCGTGCGTCCAGATTTTCTCGCGATGGCCAAGGGCCTAACGGGAGGTTACCTGCCGATGGCCGCAACTCTAGCGACGCAGGGAGTGTTTGATGCGTTTCTGGGCGAGTATGAAGAATTTAAAACGTTCTTCCACGGGCACAGCTTTACCGGAAACCAACTCGGGGCGGCGGCGGCGCTGGCGAATCTCGACCTGCTTGAGAGCCCGGGTTGCGCCAGTTCGGCCATGCGGTTGGAACGTGCATTGGCCGAAGAACTCAAAGACCTCTGGGCGCTGCCCAATGTGGGTGACATTCGCCAGACAGGTCTGATTGCCGGTGTCGAGTTGGTTAAAGATTGGCGAACGCGGCAGCCGTTCCAGCCGGGTGAACGGGCGGCAATTCGCGTGTGCGAGACCATGGCGAAGCGAGGCGTCCTCACCCGGCCAGTGGGCGATGTGGTGGTCCTGATGCCCCCTTACTGTATGACGCGCGCACAACTGCAAAAAACGGTAGCTGCGCTCGCGGATGCGATCTCGATTTCTAAGCGCGCGTTGTAATCGCTTGTCGGGCCGGAACCAGCAAAAGCCGCTCAATCTCGGCATACGTCTTGACGACACAAGTGGCCTGGGCCAATTCAGCGGCTGGATGCGTATTGGTGATGGCAATGACCCGCATGCCGGCAGCTAAACCGGCACAGACGCCCGGTTTAGAATCCTCGATCACCCAGCAGTCACGGGGCGCGACAGCCAGCAACTCGGCGGCGCGCAGGAAAATATCGGGCGCAGGTTTGCCACGCTCAACCTCAGCGGACGTGATGATAGCGCCAAAGCAACGGCGCAGGTTTTTCAGGGCAAGGACCTCATCGACTACTGCACGGTCCGACCCGGAAGCGACGGCCAGACGGTATTTCCGCGAGAGCTGCTCGACCAGGGCCGGCAACCCCTCGAAGAGCGGTTGTTCCCGGCGGATGATCTCGACCACCAGCCGCCGTTTTCTGAGCAGCAGCTCTTCGAGACTGTGAGCGGGTTTATTCTTAGCGACAAAATCAATCCAAAGCTCCTGGTCCGACCTGCCCACATAATCGGTGAATCGTAAGCCGTGGTTGTCCCCGTAGCCGAGTTCCCGCACGACCTGCAGAAAAGCCTTCTCGTGGTGTGGTTCGCTGTTCACGATCACCCCGTCCATATCGAAGATGACCGCCTCGGGAGGTGTCATTTGACAGGCGCTTAGCCCAGCTCAACGATCCGCTCGAATTCAGCACGGGACAGCGGCATGACCGAGAGCCGCCCCTGGCGGACCAAAGGAATATCCCTGAGCCGCTTGTCGTTCTTTATCGTTGCAAGGGGAACGGGCTGGGACAGGCTCCTGACAGGCGCCAAATCCACACACGACCAATCCCCTTCCTTTGCGGTGGGATCGGGGTATGCCTCGGTTTCGACGCGGGCGATTCCCATAACCTGCTTATCGGTCACGCTGTGATAGAAAAGAACCTGATCGCCCTTTTTCATCGCGCGCAGGTGATTACGCGCCTGAAAATTGCGCACACCAGTCCAGGCCGCTCGCCTTTCTTTGACGAACATCGCCCAGGAGTAAGCCTCCGGCTCCTGTTTCACCATCCAATAATTCATGGCAGTAAAGCGTGAATGGGATATGCGATATTG from Verrucomicrobiia bacterium carries:
- a CDS encoding aminotransferase class III-fold pyridoxal phosphate-dependent enzyme; the encoded protein is MHPLAKLDHRFIWHPFTQMRDWLKREPILITKGRGALLQDAHGRQYLDANSSIWTNLHGHNHPKINKALAQQLRNIAHSSALGLANQPASLLAGRLVRAANAKQGPSGKGRRYAAPAPRRLAKVFFSDDGSTAIEVALKLAYEIARRTHGNKNPRFLSLGGGYHGDTIGAVSLGHIDRFHKAYSRLLFKTDYTMAPYCYRCPFNRAKPERADARLYRQCHWECLDQLERKVAIRKKKGAPYAGFVFEPLMQGAAGMIPQPEGWLGRAAQIARSHGALLIADEVMTGFGRTGFGAQTPATGGNRSDLQPHGIRPELRHLASRPEPILFATCKEGVRPDFLAMAKGLTGGYLPMAATLATQGVFDAFLGEYEEFKTFFHGHSFTGNQLGAAAALANLDLLESPGCASSAMRLERALAEELKDLWALPNVGDIRQTGLIAGVELVKDWRTRQPFQPGERAAIRVCETMAKRGVLTRPVGDVVVLMPPYCMTRAQLQKTVAALADAISISKRAL
- a CDS encoding HAD family phosphatase, which translates into the protein MTPPEAVIFDMDGVIVNSEPHHEKAFLQVVRELGYGDNHGLRFTDYVGRSDQELWIDFVAKNKPAHSLEELLLRKRRLVVEIIRREQPLFEGLPALVEQLSRKYRLAVASGSDRAVVDEVLALKNLRRCFGAIITSAEVERGKPAPDIFLRAAELLAVAPRDCWVIEDSKPGVCAGLAAGMRVIAITNTHPAAELAQATCVVKTYAEIERLLLVPARQAITTRA
- a CDS encoding EVE domain-containing protein, whose amino-acid sequence is MNYWMVKQEPEAYSWAMFVKERRAAWTGVRNFQARNHLRAMKKGDQVLFYHSVTDKQVMGIARVETEAYPDPTAKEGDWSCVDLAPVRSLSQPVPLATIKNDKRLRDIPLVRQGRLSVMPLSRAEFERIVELG